One Cervus canadensis isolate Bull #8, Minnesota chromosome 13, ASM1932006v1, whole genome shotgun sequence DNA segment encodes these proteins:
- the SMIM1 gene encoding small integral membrane protein 1, with protein MMEPQESSIRYSRWENSRPDEVHVASGPSTEEASGWQRVSQKLCSGKLGIAMKVLGGVALFWVVFILGYITGYYVHKCK; from the exons ATGATGGAGCCCCAGGAGAGTAGCATCAGGTACAGCAGGTGGGAGAATAGCCGCCCGGATGAAGTCCATGTGGCCAGCGGGCCCAGCACAGAGGAGGCCTCAGGCTGGCAGAG GGTCTCCCAGAAGCTGTGCTCGGGCAAGCTGGGCATCGCCATGAAGGTGCTGGGGGGCGTGGCCCTCTTCTGGGTCGTGTTCATCCTGGGCTACATCACCGGCTACTACGTGCACAAGTGCAAGTAA